From the Clavibacter phaseoli genome, one window contains:
- a CDS encoding nucleoside/nucleotide kinase family protein, translated as MPASDLDALARRALGLVQGGRRAILAIAGSPGAGKTTIARALVARVDALAGEGTAAYVPMDGFHLANGTLDRLGRHDRKGAIDTFDGWGVLALVRRIRAETDHVVYAPSFDRAVDEGVAGAIAVEPAARLVVVEGNYLLVDEDPWGLLRAELDEAWFCATPADARFTRLVDRHTAGGRAPDAAEAWARDVDGANAVMIEATRGRADLVVDGTAAGVPEAVAG; from the coding sequence GTGCCGGCGTCTGACCTCGACGCCCTCGCGCGGCGCGCCCTCGGCCTCGTGCAGGGCGGCCGCCGCGCGATCCTCGCCATCGCCGGCAGCCCCGGCGCCGGGAAGACGACGATCGCGCGGGCGCTCGTGGCGCGCGTCGACGCGCTGGCGGGCGAGGGCACCGCGGCGTACGTGCCCATGGACGGCTTCCACCTCGCGAACGGCACGCTCGACCGGCTCGGGCGCCACGACCGCAAGGGCGCGATCGACACCTTCGACGGCTGGGGCGTGCTCGCGCTCGTGCGGCGGATCCGCGCCGAGACGGACCACGTCGTCTACGCGCCGTCGTTCGACCGGGCCGTCGACGAGGGCGTGGCCGGGGCGATCGCGGTCGAGCCCGCCGCCCGGCTCGTGGTGGTCGAGGGCAACTACCTGCTCGTCGACGAGGATCCGTGGGGGCTGCTCCGCGCGGAGCTCGACGAGGCGTGGTTCTGCGCGACCCCCGCCGACGCGCGCTTCACCCGGCTCGTCGACCGGCACACGGCAGGCGGGCGCGCCCCCGACGCGGCGGAGGCGTGGGCCCGCGACGTCGACGGGGCGAACGCCGTGATGATCGAGGCGACCCGCGGCCGCGCCGACCTCGTGGTCGACGGGACGGCCGCCGGCGTCCCGGAGGCGGTCGCCGGCTAG
- a CDS encoding sugar phosphate isomerase/epimerase family protein, producing the protein MPTNALGVHALVFAGGTTPDEITYTVEQTKAAGFDLLELSLHDVVNLDTAHAKAALDAAGLGIVCSRGLAFSADVSSEDPETVARGAQLLADSLDVVEALGGTHFTGALYSALGKYGAPLSAKGRDNVVGVLTDLAADAGRRGMTLGLEICNRYETNVINTAADALRLADDIGADNVLIHLDTYHMNIEEDDLARPVRLVGDRLGYVHIGENHRGYLGSGHLDFTTFFHALAEIDYRGAITFESFSSAVVSPTLSNDLAIWRNLWDDGPALARHAGDFLRAGLEGSRAGV; encoded by the coding sequence ATGCCCACCAACGCACTCGGAGTGCACGCCCTCGTCTTCGCCGGCGGCACGACCCCGGACGAGATCACCTACACGGTCGAGCAGACGAAGGCGGCCGGCTTCGACCTGCTCGAGCTCTCGCTGCACGACGTGGTGAACCTCGACACCGCCCACGCGAAGGCGGCCCTCGACGCGGCGGGGCTCGGCATCGTGTGCTCGCGCGGCCTCGCGTTCTCCGCCGACGTGTCGAGCGAGGACCCGGAGACCGTGGCGCGCGGCGCGCAGCTCCTCGCCGACAGCCTCGACGTGGTCGAGGCGCTCGGCGGCACGCACTTCACGGGCGCGCTGTACAGCGCCCTCGGGAAGTACGGCGCGCCCCTCTCGGCGAAGGGGCGGGACAACGTCGTCGGCGTGCTGACGGACCTCGCCGCGGACGCGGGGCGGCGCGGGATGACGCTCGGGCTCGAGATCTGCAACCGCTACGAGACGAACGTGATCAACACCGCCGCGGACGCGCTGCGGCTCGCCGACGACATCGGGGCGGACAACGTGCTCATCCACCTGGACACTTATCACATGAACATCGAGGAGGACGACCTCGCCCGGCCCGTGCGGCTCGTCGGCGACCGGCTCGGCTACGTCCACATCGGCGAGAACCACCGGGGCTACCTCGGCAGCGGGCACCTCGACTTCACGACCTTCTTCCACGCCCTGGCGGAGATCGACTACCGCGGCGCCATCACGTTCGAGTCGTTCTCGTCCGCCGTCGTCTCGCCGACGCTGTCCAACGACCTCGCCATCTGGCGGAACCTCTGGGACGACGGCCCGGCCCTCGCCCGCCACGCGGGCGACTTCCTCCGCGCCGGGCTGGAGGGCAGCCGTGCCGGCGTCTGA
- a CDS encoding sugar phosphate isomerase/epimerase family protein, whose product MRRSAPARTSPIGVHAGLLAPDWTAASATRVIATAAGIGYDLVEIPAPGVDDGSASARRTAELLDGHGIDAVVSLALDADSDIHTADAAVSARGEARLAGAVRFAAGIGAGYVGGVTHSAMRKNPHRGGAAERANVVRVLRDVAARAAADGIVVGLEYVNRYESNLLNTAAQTVALIEEVGATNLVVHLDAFHAHMEEVDLASAVRDAGDHLAYVHASENHRGGLGTGSTDWDRLFAGLRATSFAGPLTVETFSPAVQGAAVADDIALWRELWSDPVAVATAGHRFLAERLDAVPHAAAAAPAATRA is encoded by the coding sequence ATGCGCCGCTCGGCGCCCGCGCGGACCTCGCCGATCGGCGTGCACGCCGGCCTCCTCGCACCCGATTGGACGGCCGCGTCGGCCACGCGCGTGATCGCGACGGCCGCCGGCATCGGGTACGACCTCGTCGAGATCCCCGCGCCCGGGGTCGACGACGGGTCGGCCTCCGCGAGACGGACGGCGGAGCTGCTCGACGGGCACGGGATCGACGCGGTCGTCTCCCTGGCGCTCGACGCGGACTCCGACATCCACACCGCCGACGCCGCCGTCTCGGCGCGCGGCGAGGCCCGGCTCGCCGGCGCCGTGCGCTTCGCGGCCGGCATCGGGGCGGGGTACGTGGGCGGCGTCACGCACTCGGCCATGCGCAAGAACCCCCACCGCGGAGGCGCGGCCGAGCGGGCCAACGTCGTCCGCGTGCTCCGGGACGTCGCGGCCCGCGCGGCGGCCGACGGCATCGTCGTCGGCCTCGAGTACGTGAACCGCTACGAGAGCAACCTCCTCAACACCGCGGCGCAGACCGTCGCGCTCATCGAGGAGGTGGGCGCCACGAACCTCGTCGTGCACCTCGACGCCTTCCACGCCCACATGGAGGAGGTCGACCTCGCGAGCGCCGTGCGCGACGCCGGCGACCACCTCGCGTACGTCCACGCCTCGGAGAACCACCGCGGCGGGCTCGGCACCGGCAGCACCGACTGGGACCGCCTGTTCGCGGGCCTCCGTGCGACCTCGTTCGCGGGGCCCCTCACCGTCGAGACGTTCTCGCCGGCCGTGCAGGGCGCGGCCGTCGCCGACGACATCGCGCTGTGGCGCGAGCTCTGGTCGGACCCCGTCGCCGTCGCGACCGCGGGCCACCGCTTCCTCGCGGAGCGGCTCGACGCCGTCCCGCACGCCGCCGCCGCGGCACCCGCCGCGACCCGCGCCTGA
- a CDS encoding ATP-binding cassette domain-containing protein: protein MTDDILLEARDITKSFGGVHALKGATMRMRRGEITALIGDNGAGKSTLVRCLSGVHPPDSGTITLEGEAVSFGTPLQARDGGIETVHQTLALVEDLTVWQNFFLGRELVTGIPGLRFLDRAKMRKTAQDLLGDLAVNVPPVTSRVRRLSGGQRQAVAIARAAGWGSRIVIMDEPTAALGVQETARVERIILKLRDSGVAVLLISHNFDQVMRLSDQVWVMRAGLAVAERRTAETSGPELVELITGAKAA, encoded by the coding sequence ATGACCGACGACATCCTCCTCGAGGCCCGCGACATCACGAAGTCCTTCGGCGGCGTCCACGCGCTCAAGGGCGCGACCATGCGGATGCGCCGCGGCGAGATCACCGCCCTCATCGGCGACAACGGCGCCGGCAAGTCGACGCTCGTGCGCTGCCTCTCGGGCGTCCACCCGCCGGACTCCGGCACCATCACGCTGGAGGGCGAGGCGGTGTCCTTCGGCACGCCGCTGCAGGCCCGCGACGGCGGCATCGAGACGGTCCACCAGACCCTCGCGCTCGTCGAGGACCTCACCGTGTGGCAGAACTTCTTCCTCGGGCGCGAGCTCGTGACGGGGATCCCGGGCCTCCGCTTCCTCGACCGGGCCAAGATGCGGAAGACCGCGCAGGACCTCCTCGGGGACCTCGCCGTGAACGTGCCGCCCGTCACGAGCCGCGTGCGGCGCCTGTCCGGCGGCCAGCGCCAGGCGGTCGCCATCGCGCGCGCGGCGGGCTGGGGGAGCCGCATCGTGATCATGGACGAGCCCACCGCGGCGCTCGGCGTGCAGGAGACCGCGCGCGTGGAGAGGATCATCCTCAAGCTGCGCGACTCGGGCGTCGCCGTGCTCCTCATCAGCCACAACTTCGACCAGGTGATGCGCCTCAGCGACCAGGTGTGGGTGATGCGGGCGGGCCTCGCGGTCGCCGAGCGCCGGACGGCCGAGACCTCGGGACCCGAGCTCGTGGAGCTGATCACCGGCGCGAAGGCCGCGTGA
- a CDS encoding ABC transporter permease, whose amino-acid sequence MTIAPARAPRSDTAPAARLPQLRQLSFWAENAAPIGLVALVIVFSILTPTFLSLGNVKAMLVAAAILVILSIGQSFVITTGGIDLSISATMTVGAVGFGLGWGAGWGFWPSALAALAFAGAIGVINGVLIAKGKVTDFIATLGTLSVATGLALIASDGKPITVGSTELLRLTTGSVGIVGYPIILAAVIGVIAWIVMFRTRFGLHVQAVGGDEEAAVANGIAAGRVRIAVYVIAAGLAGIAALLLVARVGAAEPAINTQYLLNSIAAVVLGGVSLTGGKAKIVGPIIGAFLLTALTNGLTLLGVSQFYQPLAVGLVVVLAALITRYQKK is encoded by the coding sequence ATGACCATCGCCCCCGCCCGCGCCCCGCGCAGCGACACCGCCCCGGCGGCCCGGCTCCCGCAGCTGCGCCAGCTCAGCTTCTGGGCCGAGAACGCCGCCCCGATCGGCCTCGTCGCCCTCGTGATCGTGTTCTCGATCCTCACGCCGACGTTCCTCAGCCTCGGCAACGTCAAGGCGATGCTCGTCGCCGCGGCGATCCTCGTGATCCTCTCGATCGGGCAGTCGTTCGTCATCACGACCGGCGGCATCGACCTCTCCATCTCCGCGACCATGACGGTCGGCGCCGTCGGGTTCGGCCTCGGCTGGGGTGCGGGCTGGGGCTTCTGGCCCTCGGCGCTCGCCGCCCTCGCCTTCGCCGGCGCGATCGGCGTGATCAACGGCGTCCTCATCGCGAAGGGCAAGGTCACCGACTTCATCGCGACCCTGGGCACGCTCTCCGTGGCGACGGGCCTCGCCCTCATCGCCTCCGACGGCAAGCCGATCACCGTGGGGAGCACCGAGCTGCTGCGCCTCACCACCGGGTCCGTCGGGATCGTGGGCTACCCGATCATCCTCGCGGCCGTCATCGGCGTCATCGCCTGGATCGTCATGTTCCGCACGCGCTTCGGCCTCCACGTGCAGGCGGTCGGCGGCGACGAGGAGGCGGCCGTCGCGAACGGCATCGCGGCAGGACGCGTGCGCATCGCCGTCTACGTCATCGCGGCGGGGCTCGCCGGGATCGCGGCGCTGCTCCTCGTGGCCCGCGTCGGCGCCGCGGAGCCCGCCATCAACACGCAGTACCTGCTCAACTCCATCGCGGCGGTCGTGCTCGGCGGCGTGAGCCTCACGGGCGGCAAGGCCAAGATCGTCGGCCCGATCATCGGCGCCTTCCTCCTGACCGCCCTCACGAACGGCCTGACCCTGCTCGGCGTCTCGCAGTTCTACCAGCCGCTCGCGGTCGGCCTGGTGGTCGTCCTCGCCGCCCTCATCACGCGCTACCAGAAGAAGTGA
- a CDS encoding substrate-binding domain-containing protein: protein MTHTKSARRALTLLVPVTAVALSLAACSGGTAGDAGAAGGSSSTKVAAVIKGLDNPFFQAMEDGIQDTADADGVDVSIQAAADIGDTTGQADKLTALAGQDLGCLIVNPISGTNLVQALAAATGKTIVNIDSPLDPDAVSAAGLDVATYIGTDNEAAGGKAGDFLKGSLPAGAKVAVIGGISGDVTSAARVDGFTAAIGSDLDVVQEAAADWKREVALTKATDIIAAEPDVAAFFAANDDMGLGIVKAVENAGRTGQIQVVSVDGNQDALESVQAGGLTATVAQYPFAIGQLGLQACEVATSGGTLPADVESPTALVTTDRAADAIAAFPQPFEEFDNPLASLIPAK from the coding sequence ATGACCCACACCAAGTCGGCGCGTCGGGCGCTCACGCTCCTCGTCCCGGTGACGGCCGTCGCGCTGTCCCTCGCCGCCTGCTCCGGCGGCACCGCAGGCGACGCCGGCGCCGCGGGCGGCAGCTCGAGCACGAAGGTCGCCGCCGTCATCAAGGGCCTCGACAACCCCTTCTTCCAGGCGATGGAGGACGGGATCCAGGACACGGCCGACGCCGACGGCGTCGACGTCTCCATCCAGGCCGCCGCCGACATCGGCGACACCACCGGGCAGGCCGACAAGCTGACGGCGCTCGCCGGCCAGGACCTCGGCTGCCTCATCGTCAACCCGATCAGCGGCACCAACCTCGTCCAGGCGCTCGCCGCCGCGACGGGGAAGACCATCGTCAACATCGACAGCCCGCTCGATCCCGACGCCGTCTCGGCCGCGGGCCTCGACGTCGCGACCTACATCGGCACGGACAACGAGGCCGCGGGCGGCAAGGCCGGCGACTTCCTGAAGGGGTCCCTGCCGGCGGGCGCGAAGGTCGCGGTCATCGGCGGGATCTCCGGCGACGTGACGAGCGCCGCCCGCGTCGACGGGTTCACGGCCGCGATCGGCTCCGACCTCGACGTCGTCCAGGAGGCCGCGGCCGACTGGAAGCGCGAGGTCGCCCTCACGAAGGCGACCGACATCATCGCCGCGGAGCCCGACGTCGCCGCCTTCTTCGCGGCGAACGACGACATGGGCCTCGGCATCGTCAAGGCCGTGGAGAACGCCGGCCGCACCGGGCAGATCCAGGTCGTGAGCGTCGACGGCAACCAGGACGCCCTCGAGAGCGTGCAGGCCGGCGGCCTCACCGCGACCGTCGCGCAGTACCCGTTCGCCATCGGCCAGCTCGGCCTCCAGGCGTGCGAGGTCGCGACGTCCGGCGGCACCCTGCCCGCCGACGTCGAGTCGCCCACCGCGCTCGTGACGACCGACAGGGCCGCGGACGCGATCGCCGCGTTCCCGCAGCCGTTCGAGGAGTTCGACAACCCCCTCGCCTCGCTGATCCCCGCGAAGTGA
- a CDS encoding ROK family transcriptional regulator, translating to MKQTEQAAHLADVLALFREHGELSRTAVMERTGLSRSTVNQRLATLVERGLLMPTSGGASTGGRPSTVFAVNLDGPVLLTADIGASGLIAAACDLRGTPLRRETIEVDVWDGPEAVLALVVAAFQRLVSDGHVVGIGIGVPGPVEFAAGRVRNPPIMTGWDGFDIAGFLQGPFPDAPVVIENDANARARAEAHHHGADDLISLKLGTGIGSGLVFNGQTIRGAVGAAGDVGHTRAVADGVDTSPLPCRCGNSGCVEAYASGWALVRDLSEADPSIRHVADVTAGVLRGDMRATQAVRQAGRILGEAVADLVNILNPRMIVISGQLGECGEVLMSGLRERVYLRTHPLATRELVIRTSDLGDRAGIIGLALTTADQVFSRERLDRGPATALPAAAAT from the coding sequence ATGAAGCAGACCGAGCAGGCGGCGCACCTGGCCGACGTCCTCGCCCTGTTCCGCGAGCACGGCGAGCTGTCGCGCACCGCGGTCATGGAGCGGACGGGCCTCAGCAGGTCCACCGTGAACCAGCGCCTGGCGACGCTCGTCGAGCGCGGGCTGCTCATGCCGACGTCCGGCGGGGCCTCCACGGGCGGACGCCCGTCCACCGTCTTCGCCGTCAACCTCGACGGCCCCGTCCTCCTGACCGCGGACATCGGCGCGAGCGGCCTCATCGCCGCCGCCTGCGACCTGCGCGGCACGCCGCTCCGCCGGGAGACCATCGAGGTCGACGTGTGGGACGGCCCCGAGGCCGTGCTCGCGCTCGTGGTGGCCGCGTTCCAGCGGCTCGTGTCGGACGGCCACGTGGTGGGGATCGGGATCGGCGTGCCCGGACCGGTCGAGTTCGCCGCCGGACGCGTGCGCAACCCCCCGATCATGACCGGCTGGGACGGGTTCGACATCGCCGGCTTCCTGCAGGGCCCCTTCCCCGACGCGCCCGTGGTGATCGAGAACGACGCCAACGCCCGGGCGCGCGCGGAGGCGCACCACCACGGCGCGGACGACCTCATCAGCCTCAAGCTCGGCACGGGGATCGGATCGGGACTCGTCTTCAACGGGCAGACGATCCGCGGCGCGGTCGGCGCGGCCGGCGACGTCGGGCACACGCGCGCCGTGGCGGACGGCGTCGACACGTCCCCGCTCCCCTGCCGCTGCGGCAACTCCGGCTGCGTCGAGGCGTACGCGAGCGGCTGGGCGCTCGTGCGCGACCTGTCCGAGGCCGACCCGTCGATCCGCCACGTGGCCGACGTCACCGCCGGCGTGCTCCGGGGCGACATGCGGGCGACGCAGGCCGTGCGCCAGGCGGGTCGCATCCTCGGCGAGGCCGTGGCCGACCTCGTCAACATCCTCAACCCGCGCATGATCGTCATCTCCGGCCAGCTCGGCGAGTGCGGCGAGGTGCTCATGTCGGGCCTGCGGGAGCGCGTGTACCTCCGGACGCATCCGCTCGCGACCCGCGAGCTCGTCATCCGCACGTCGGACCTCGGCGACCGCGCGGGGATCATCGGCCTCGCGCTCACCACGGCGGACCAGGTGTTCAGCCGCGAGCGCCTCGACCGCGGACCCGCCACCGCGCTGCCGGCCGCGGCGGCGACATGA
- a CDS encoding 6-phosphofructokinase gives MRIGILTSGGDCPGLNAVIRGAVLKGTTIHKQEFVGFRDGWRGVVDGDVMPLARRDIQGIGKQGGTILGTSRTNPFEGDGGVERIQENLDRLGIDAILAIGGEGTLAAAKRLTDAGLKIVGVPKTVDNDLDATDYTFGFDTAVQIATDAMDRLRTTGDSHSRCMVAEVMGRHVGWIALHSGMAAGAHAILIPEQKTSMDEIVAWVRSAYDRGRAPLVVVAEGFVPEHASDAHGERGLDAFGRPRLGGIGEQLAPIIEERTGIETRATTLGHIQRGGTPSSYDRVLATRLGLAAVDSVRDGHWGRMVALRGTDIVHVGFEEALGRLKTVPQQRYDEAAILFG, from the coding sequence GTGCGCATCGGAATCCTCACCTCAGGCGGAGACTGCCCCGGACTCAACGCGGTGATCCGCGGGGCGGTGCTCAAGGGAACGACCATCCACAAGCAGGAGTTCGTGGGCTTCCGCGACGGCTGGCGGGGCGTCGTCGACGGCGACGTCATGCCGCTCGCGCGCCGCGACATCCAGGGCATCGGCAAGCAGGGCGGCACGATCCTCGGCACCAGCCGCACGAACCCGTTCGAGGGCGACGGCGGCGTGGAGCGGATCCAGGAGAACCTCGACCGCCTCGGCATCGACGCGATCCTCGCCATCGGCGGCGAGGGCACGCTCGCGGCCGCGAAGCGCCTCACCGACGCGGGGCTGAAGATCGTCGGCGTCCCCAAGACCGTCGACAACGACCTCGACGCCACGGACTACACGTTCGGCTTCGACACCGCCGTGCAGATCGCGACCGACGCCATGGACCGCCTCCGCACCACGGGCGACTCGCACAGCCGCTGCATGGTGGCCGAGGTCATGGGCCGCCACGTCGGCTGGATCGCGCTGCACTCCGGCATGGCCGCGGGCGCGCACGCGATCCTCATCCCCGAGCAGAAGACGTCGATGGACGAGATCGTCGCCTGGGTGCGCTCCGCCTACGACCGCGGCCGCGCGCCGCTCGTCGTCGTCGCGGAGGGCTTCGTGCCCGAGCACGCGTCCGACGCGCACGGCGAGCGCGGGCTCGACGCGTTCGGCCGTCCGCGGCTCGGCGGCATCGGCGAGCAGCTCGCGCCCATCATCGAGGAGCGCACGGGCATCGAGACCCGCGCCACGACCCTCGGCCACATCCAGCGCGGCGGCACCCCGTCGTCCTACGACCGCGTGCTCGCGACGCGCCTCGGCCTCGCCGCGGTCGACAGCGTGCGCGACGGCCACTGGGGCCGCATGGTCGCGCTGCGCGGCACCGACATCGTGCACGTGGGCTTCGAGGAGGCGCTCGGCCGCCTCAAGACCGTGCCGCAGCAGCGCTATGACGAGGCCGCGATCCTCTTCGGCTGA
- a CDS encoding acryloyl-CoA reductase — protein MTYRALVAEQTVADDGTKGIEVALRDLPDERATGGPDGPGDGEVVLDVLHSSVNYKDGMLLGGRPGIARTSPLVAGIDAVGTVAATGSEDFAPGDLVVLNGAGLGESRDGGLAERVRVPAHALVRVPDAISAARAAAIGTAGFTAMLSVLALERGGVEPGSGDVLVTGAGGGVGSVAVALLARLGHRVVASTGRVDELGDRLRALGAADVIDRSELGEPGKPLQSIRWAGAVDSVGSATLVNVLAQTRWGGVVTAAGLAQGPDLPGTVLPFILRAVTLAGINSVEAPPALRRAAWARLATDLDPALLDSITTTVPLDGAIAAGERILAGASSGRVVVDVRA, from the coding sequence ATGACGTACCGCGCGCTCGTGGCCGAGCAGACCGTCGCCGACGACGGCACCAAGGGCATCGAGGTCGCGCTGCGCGACCTCCCCGACGAGCGGGCGACGGGCGGACCCGACGGTCCCGGCGACGGCGAGGTCGTGCTCGACGTCCTCCACTCGAGCGTCAACTACAAGGACGGCATGCTGCTCGGCGGCCGACCCGGCATCGCGCGCACGAGCCCGCTCGTGGCCGGGATCGACGCGGTGGGCACGGTCGCGGCGACGGGATCCGAGGACTTCGCCCCCGGCGACCTGGTCGTCCTGAACGGCGCCGGCCTCGGCGAGAGCCGCGACGGCGGGCTGGCCGAGCGCGTGCGCGTCCCGGCCCACGCGCTGGTGCGCGTGCCCGACGCGATCTCCGCGGCGCGCGCCGCCGCCATCGGCACCGCGGGCTTCACCGCGATGCTCTCGGTGCTCGCGCTCGAGCGCGGCGGCGTGGAGCCCGGATCCGGCGACGTGCTCGTCACCGGCGCGGGCGGCGGGGTCGGATCCGTCGCCGTCGCGCTCCTCGCCCGCCTCGGCCACCGCGTGGTCGCCTCCACCGGCCGCGTCGACGAGCTCGGGGACCGGCTGCGCGCGCTCGGCGCCGCCGACGTGATCGACCGCTCCGAGCTCGGCGAGCCCGGGAAGCCGCTGCAGAGCATCCGCTGGGCGGGCGCGGTCGACAGCGTCGGCAGCGCGACCCTCGTCAACGTGCTCGCGCAGACGCGCTGGGGCGGCGTGGTCACGGCCGCTGGCCTCGCGCAGGGGCCGGACCTGCCGGGCACCGTGCTCCCCTTCATCCTCCGCGCGGTCACGCTCGCCGGCATCAACTCCGTCGAGGCGCCGCCCGCGCTCCGCCGCGCGGCCTGGGCGCGGCTCGCGACCGACCTCGACCCCGCGCTCCTCGACTCCATCACCACCACCGTGCCGCTGGACGGCGCGATCGCCGCGGGCGAGCGGATCCTCGCGGGCGCCTCGAGCGGTCGCGTCGTGGTGGACGTCCGCGCCTGA
- a CDS encoding DUF1304 domain-containing protein produces the protein MTAVAATGTIFVGLAALLHVLFFLLESVWFEKPFAWKRFGVADQEKALVIKPWAYNQGFYNLFLALGAGLGLILYFVGNVPAGLTLVLFTTACMVLASIIIASTGKRYLIPALIQGVPPLLGLVFFAAAS, from the coding sequence ATGACCGCAGTAGCCGCCACCGGCACCATCTTCGTCGGGCTCGCGGCGCTGCTGCACGTCCTCTTCTTCCTCCTCGAGAGCGTCTGGTTCGAGAAGCCGTTCGCCTGGAAGCGCTTCGGCGTCGCCGACCAGGAGAAGGCGCTCGTCATCAAGCCGTGGGCGTACAACCAGGGCTTCTACAACCTCTTCCTCGCGCTCGGCGCGGGCCTCGGCCTGATCCTCTACTTCGTCGGCAACGTCCCCGCCGGCCTCACGCTCGTGCTGTTCACGACCGCGTGCATGGTGCTCGCGTCGATCATCATCGCGAGCACGGGCAAGAGGTACCTCATCCCCGCGCTCATCCAGGGCGTCCCGCCGCTGCTCGGCCTCGTGTTCTTCGCCGCCGCGTCCTGA
- a CDS encoding heme oxygenase (biliverdin-producing), with the protein MTVVPLTEALRDRARPRAEAQDADEFMTALVTGRGCRDDYVALVAQHYFVYRAIEAATERMGADHVAARFISPRLTRLPAIEADLDFLVGPDWRDVVRPLASTAAYVERIEQVASVWVGGFVAHHYTRYLGDLSGGRLLRSLLQRQFGFDTNGVGLYLFAEIAEPRRFCSTYREALDQVPWDDDERARVVAEVENAYRLTTDVFAELARGRATAPLRLA; encoded by the coding sequence ATGACCGTCGTCCCCCTCACCGAGGCCCTCCGCGACCGCGCACGACCGCGCGCCGAGGCGCAGGACGCGGACGAGTTCATGACCGCGCTCGTCACTGGCCGCGGCTGCCGCGACGACTACGTGGCGCTCGTCGCCCAGCACTACTTCGTCTACCGCGCCATCGAGGCGGCGACCGAGCGCATGGGGGCGGATCACGTGGCCGCGCGCTTCATCAGCCCGCGCCTCACGCGCCTCCCCGCCATCGAGGCCGACCTCGACTTCCTCGTCGGCCCGGACTGGCGCGACGTCGTGCGGCCGCTCGCGAGCACCGCCGCGTACGTCGAGCGGATCGAGCAGGTCGCCTCGGTGTGGGTCGGCGGATTCGTCGCGCACCACTACACGCGCTACCTCGGCGACCTGTCCGGCGGGCGGCTCCTGCGCTCGCTCCTCCAGCGCCAGTTCGGCTTCGACACCAACGGCGTCGGCCTCTACCTCTTCGCCGAGATCGCCGAGCCCCGCCGCTTCTGCAGCACGTACCGCGAGGCCCTCGACCAGGTGCCGTGGGACGACGACGAGCGCGCCCGCGTCGTCGCCGAGGTCGAGAACGCGTACCGGCTCACCACGGACGTGTTCGCCGAGCTCGCGCGCGGACGCGCCACCGCTCCCCTCCGCCTGGCCTGA
- a CDS encoding DNA/RNA non-specific endonuclease, with translation MDGYDLDFLPLPLPLPEAPADARPVRLDYLHFTVLMDTDRRLAALTAVNIDGARLVDVERGDDWHLDPRLPEDQQCGPELYARNDIDRGHLVRRRDPVWGDIAEAARASADTFVYTNAAPQAAEFNQSKELWLGLEDYVLDNADLGDRRMSVLTGPVFSDDDPVYRGVRIPLMFWKIAAWVSGDRLAATAYLLDQAPELGDLDWQTATADAPELGPYRTYQVAVSEIGALTGYDVAQLAAADRLGVPATARPGTPEDGREGWVELERFAAITL, from the coding sequence ATGGACGGCTACGACCTCGACTTCCTGCCCCTCCCGCTCCCGCTGCCCGAGGCCCCGGCCGACGCCAGGCCCGTGCGGCTCGACTACCTCCACTTCACGGTGCTCATGGACACCGACCGGCGCCTCGCCGCGCTGACGGCCGTGAACATCGACGGCGCCCGCCTCGTGGACGTGGAGCGCGGCGACGACTGGCACCTGGATCCGCGCCTCCCCGAGGACCAGCAGTGCGGCCCCGAGCTGTACGCGCGCAACGACATCGACCGCGGGCACCTCGTGCGGCGGCGGGATCCGGTGTGGGGCGACATCGCCGAGGCCGCGCGTGCCAGCGCCGACACCTTCGTCTACACGAACGCGGCCCCGCAGGCCGCGGAGTTCAACCAGTCCAAGGAGCTGTGGCTCGGCCTCGAGGACTACGTGCTCGACAACGCCGACCTCGGCGACCGGCGCATGTCGGTCCTCACCGGGCCCGTCTTCTCGGACGACGACCCCGTCTACCGCGGCGTGCGGATCCCGCTCATGTTCTGGAAGATCGCGGCCTGGGTCTCGGGCGACCGGCTCGCGGCCACCGCGTACCTGCTCGACCAGGCGCCGGAGCTGGGCGACCTCGACTGGCAGACGGCCACCGCGGACGCGCCCGAGCTCGGGCCGTACCGCACGTACCAGGTGGCCGTGTCGGAGATCGGCGCGCTCACGGGCTACGACGTGGCGCAGCTCGCCGCGGCCGACCGGCTCGGCGTCCCCGCGACGGCCCGCCCCGGCACGCCCGAGGACGGCCGCGAGGGCTGGGTCGAGCTGGAGCGGTTCGCGGCGATCACGCTCTGA